One genomic window of Ficedula albicollis isolate OC2 chromosome 18, FicAlb1.5, whole genome shotgun sequence includes the following:
- the TIMP2 gene encoding metalloproteinase inhibitor 2, translating into MQGLSGTSHPHLPHPSLAVIRAKAVSAKEVDSGNDIYGNPIKRIQYEIKQIKMFKGPDQDIEFIYTAPSTAVCGRLLDTGGKKEYLIAGKSEGNGKMHITLCDLVSTWDSLTPTQKKSLNQRYQMGCECKISRCLSIPCFVSSSDECLWTDWAMEKNNVDGRQAKHYACIKRSDGSCAWYRGMAPPKQEFLDIEDP; encoded by the exons ATGCAGGGGCTAAGTGGGACCAGTCACCCCCACTTACCCCACCCCTCCCTTGCAGTGATCCGAGCCAAGGCCGTCTCTGCTAAAGAGGTGGATTCGGGGAACGATATATACGGGAATCCCATCAAACGCATCCAGTATGAAATCAAGCAGATCAAG aTGTTCAAGGGCCCCGACCAGGACATAGAGTTCATCTACACGGCTCCATCCACTGCCGTGTGTGGCCGGCTGCTGGACACCGGCGGGAAGAAGGAGTATCTGATCGCAG GCAAGTCAGAGGGCAATGGCAAGATGCACATCACGCTCTGTGACTTGGTGTCCACCTGGGACTCGCTGACCCCAACCCAGAAGAAGAGCCTAAACCAGCGGTACCAGATGGGCTGTGAGTGCAAG ATCTCGCGCTgcctctccatcccctgcttCGTCTCCTCCTCGGATGAATGTCTCTGGACAGACTGGGCCATGGAGAAGAACAACGTGGATGGGCGGCAGGCGAAGCACTACGCCTGCATCAAGAGGAGCGACGGCTCATGCGCCTGGTACCGCGGCATGGCCCCCCCCAAGCAAGAGTTTCTCGACATCGAGGACCCCTAA
- the CANT1 gene encoding soluble calcium-activated nucleotidase 1, giving the protein MPVPPCHESMSPLRISVGGLPVLASMTKGADPRFRLRWKAIVLSSACLGLVLLLVCLQRSSPARHGPPSPRAWQPGLQAGQRYNDTYPLSPPQRNPEGVRYRIAVIADLDTRSRGSQEHTWFSYLKKGYLVLSDSGDRVTVEWDKDESMLQSHLAEKGRGMELSELVVFNGKLYAVDDRTGVVYQIEGNKVVPWVILPDGDGTVGKGFKAEWLAVKDEHLYVGGLGKEWTTTTGEVVNENPQWVKVVGYKGDVSHENWVTNYNALRAAAGIRPPGYLIHESASWSDTLQRWFFLPRRASHERYSERADERRGTNLLLSSSQDFGHVTVGRVGDVVPTHGFSSFKFIPNTDDQIIVALKSEEDNGKISSYIMAFTLDGRFLLPETRIGSVKYEGIEFI; this is encoded by the exons ATGCCAGTCCCGCCGTGCCATGAGTCTATGAGCCCGCTCCGGATCAGCGTGGGTGGTCTGCCCGTGCTGGCGTCCATGACCAAGGGCGCTGACCCGCGCTTCCGACTGCGCTGGAAGGCCATCGTGCTGTCCTCAGCCTGCCTGGGGCTCGTGCTGCTGCTCGTCTGCCTGCAGCGCTCCTCGCCGGCGCGGCACGGCCCCCCCAGCCCTCGCGCCTGGCAGCCGGGCCTGCAGGCGGGGCAGCGCTACAATGACACCTACCCGCTGTCCCCGCCGCAGAGGAACCCCGAGGGCGTGCGCTACCGCATCGCCGTCATCGCCGACCTGGACACGCGCTCCCGCGGCTCCCAGGAGCACACCTGGTTCAGTTACCTGAAGAAGGGCTACCTGGTCCTGTCAGACAGTGGGGACAGAGTGACGGTGGAGTGGGACAAGGATGAGAGCATGCTGCAGTCCCACCTGGCTGAGAAGGGCCGGGGCATGGAGCTCTCGGAGCTGGTGGTGTTCAATGGGAAGCTGTACGCCGTGGATGACCGGACAGGTGTGGTCTACCAGATCGAGGGCAACAAGGTGGTGCCCTGGGTGATCCTCCCAGATGGGGACGGCACTGTGGGGAAAG GCTTCAAGGCGGAGTGGCTGGCAGTGAAGGATGAGCACCTCTATGTGGGGGGACTGGGCAAGGAGTGGACCACCACGACAGGGGAGGTGGTGAACGAGAACCCCCAGTGGGTGAAGGTCGTTGGCTACAAGGGTGACGTGAGCCACGAGAACTGGGTGACAAACTACAACGCGCTGAGGGCTGCAGCGGGGATCCGGCCCCCAG GGTACCTGATCCACGAGTCGGCCTCGTGGAGCGACACGCTGCAGCGCTGGTTCTTCCTGCCGCGCCGCGCCAGCCACGAGCGCTACAGCGAGCGCGCGGACGAGCGGCGCGGCACCAacctgctgctcagctcctcacaggacttcGGCCACGTCACCGTGGGCCGCGTGGGCGACGTGGTTCCCACCCACGGCTTCTCCTCCTTCAAGTTCATCCCAAACACGGACGACCAGATCATCGTGGCGCTCAAGTCGGAGGAGGACAACGGGAAGATCTCCAGCTACATCATGGCCTTCACGCTGGACGGGCGCTTCCTCCTGCCCGAGACCAGGATTGGGAGTGTGAAGTACGAGGGCATTGAGTTTATTTAA
- the USP36 gene encoding ubiquitin carboxyl-terminal hydrolase 36: MLDWSTLISNPGDSMKIHSAAGGPGGCHTCVGDRDPLWHLATLLHPPTPTSAFGVPEGGSVPGAPGQGGTGPGALLRFGPAAARPGSLEPNRTPRVPPALLICGEERSPRGRRRERNETGRGRAAAGPPSDAIGRAGGGIPRGRGRERDRGGAMTQGRPGAPRRYRIAAGPAWKRPRSPPPVLLQRIEFAPARRGLAGQLQHLRGKYEHIGAEAPRRPPGSTDSLPERPQNPPGHSRAPPSPAGDGIPAPQKVLFPAQRLSMKWERVHRVGAGLSNLGNTCFLNSALQCLTYTPPLTNYLLSREHGRTCAHGSFCMMCTMQNHAIQAFANSGNAIKPLSIIRDLKKISHNLRFGRQEDAHEFLRYTIDAMQKACLNGYTKLDRQTQATTLVHQIFGGYLRSRVKCLECKTVSDTYDPYLDVTLEVERAANIVRALELFVKPEQLGGDNAYRCSMCRKKVPASKRFTIHRASNVLTISLKRFGTCGSSGGRKITKDVGYPEFLDIRPYMSEPKGDPITYGLYAVLVHSGYSCNAGHYFCYVKASNGQWYRMNDHEVHPSNIKVVLNQQAYVLFYLRLCSPRKSSAGPMATAAFSLPRCTGSDSKLMKKTEINGTLSVPAMGLKQDKLLGKGLPAPGDVGVPVARSFLGMGSKLTNGIALSKLPSQTPSSKLPHKATPLGCDTIQRPKKPQTPGMPRAGFHATSTMSRAKAGLPPQGSASEKPPTSSKLLKCSQEPSGAMARTLQKDSWVSTVGQLANETHKARSNSSSFCTSQGRDSGTHLLAGPGTKLAVPNNSVLAAPKSSGTVKPSPLGSATLQWGSTIAPLLAKKPALSARKDKPSQKVSLSDHQAQSQPSATTHPDSTAGPLGTSSRETGSGQLEPEGSFRKKRRKRKHRSTDRSPCAVAGKDRDEVASPPKKERIVSPEGFKDKDSRPHKKESIGSQKDFIDKDSRPPRKKIVSPGDFMSVMGKEVADKGPSHGPDCQDMKSGPKQHVPEPSIDPDMEPTFPLRRKKKKKKNRNKDRPLEKTEECSSGMLSSDSSRTAEPEPCETQQSVEAGEHKHRKRKWTESSSLAVSTVPATIPSTPVAAHPNDNKTGNERHSLAALSPVASSWAGTAPEDRGSSVVDKLLQNSLDRAYGKQVLTWQGEISAVSQDAIRDTALAQSKTVIDEWDQEFDKGKVKKMKKMKQERRRDSNPFQKLQNKRNFWLMSHPAKMASLGHRLSG; the protein is encoded by the exons ATGTTAGACTGGTCCACGCTGATATCAAATCCTGGAGACAGCATGAAAATCCACTCGGCCGCAGGGGGCCCTGGTGGCTGCCACACGTGTGTGGGGGACAGGGACCCGCTCTGg CACCTGGCAACCCTGCTGCACCCCCCAACACCTACCTCTGCCTTCGGGGTGCCAGAAGG AGGGTCCGTGCCGGGAGCTCCAGGGCAAGGGGGAACAGGGCCGGGAGCGCTGCTCCGGTTCGGCCCTGCGGCGGCTCGGCCAGGATCCCTCGAACCCAACCGGACCCCCCGGGTTCCCCCGGCCCTCCTCATCTGCGGAGAGGAGCGATCCCCGCGGGGCCGCCGGAGGGAAAGGAACGAGACGGGgaggggaagagctgctgcGGGCCCACCTTCAGATGCCATCGGCAGAGCCGGGGGCGGGATCCCAcggggccggggccgggagCGGGACCGGGGCGGGGCCATGACTCAGGGCAGGCCCGGGGCGCCACGCCGGTACCGCATCGCGGCCGGGCCCGCGTGGAAACGTCCCCGTT cccccccccccgtgctgCTGCAGCGCATCGAGTTCGCGCCCGCCCGCCGCGGCCTGGccgggcagctgcagcacctgcgGGGCAAGTACGAGCACATCGGGGCCGAGGCCCCGCGCCGCCCGCCCGGCAGCACCGACAGCCTTCCGGAGCGGCCGCAGAACCCCCCGG GACACAGCCGTGCCCCGCCGAGCCCCGCGGGTGACGGCATCCCCGCCCCGCAGAAGGTGCTCTTCCCAGCCCAGAGACTCTCCATGAAGTGGGAGCGGGTGCACCGTGTGGGCGCGGGGCTCAGTAACCTGGGGAACACCTGCTTCCTGAACTCGGCGCTGCAGTGCCTGACCTACACACCGCCGCTCACCAACTACCTGCTGTCCCGGGAGCACGGGCGCACCT gtgccCACGGAAGCTTCTGCATGATGTGCACTATGCAGAACCACGCGATACAGGCTTTTGCCAACAGCGGCAATGCAATAAAGCCACTCTCCATCATCCGAGACCTCAAGA AGATCTCCCATAACTTGCGCTTCGGCAGGCAGGAGGACGCGCACGAGTTCCTGCGTTACACCATCGATGCCATGCAGAAGGCCTGCCTGAATGGCTACACCAA GTTGGATCGGCAGACCCAGGCCACAACTCTGGTTCACCAGATCTTCGGTGGTTACCTGCGGTCCCGTG TGAAATGTTTGGAGTGCAAGACTGTCTCGGATACCTATGACCCTTACTTGGACGTGACACTGGAGGTCGAG CGAGCTGCAAACATCGTGCGGGCCCTGGAGCTGTTTGTgaagccagagcagctgggtggggaCAACGCTTACAGGTGTAGCAT GTGCAGGAAGAAAGTGCCAGCCAGCAAACGTTTCACCATCCACCGAGCCTCCAACGTTCTCACGATTTCACTGAAGCGCTTTGGCACTTGCGGCTCTTCAGGTGGAAGGAAAATCACCAAG GACGTGGGATACCCTGAGTTCTTGGACATCCGCCCTTACATGTCGGAGCCCAAGGGCGATCCCATCACCTATGGACTCTATGCAGTGCTGGTGCACTCTGGGTACAGCTGCAATGCAGGGCACTACTTCTGCTACGTGAAG GCCAGCAATGGGCAGTGGTATCGAATGAATGACCATGAGGTCCACCCCAGCAACATCAAGGTGGTTCTCAACCAGCAGGCCTATGTGCTGTTCTACCTGAG gctgtgcagccccaggaaGAGCTCAGCAGGGCCCATGGCCACGGCTGCCTTCAGCCTGCCCCGCTGCACTGGCAGTGACTCCAAGCTAATGAAGAAAACTGAGATTAATGGGaccctgtctgtgccagccaTGGGCCTG AAGCAAGAcaagctgctggggaaggggctgccagccccaggtgaTGTTGGAGTCCCTGTTGCCCGCAGCTTTCTTGGGATGGGATCTAAGCTGACAAACGGAATTGCTCTGTCAAAGCTGCCTTCTCAGACCCCATCATCCAAACTGCCCCACAAGGCCACACCGCTGGGCTGTGACACCATCCAGAGGCCCAAGAAGCCACAGACACCTGGCATGCCCAGAGCAGGCTTCCATGCCACCAGCACCATGAGCAGGGCCAAAGCAGGGCTGCCCCCACAGGGCTCAGCCAGTGAGAAGCCACCTACCTCATCCAAGCTGCTCAAGTGCAGTCAGGAGCCCAGTGGGGCAATGGCCAGGACCCTGCAGAAGGATTCCTGGGTCAGCACAGTAGGGCAGCTGGCCAACGAGACCCACAAGGCCAGGAGCAactccagcagcttctgcacCTCTCAGGGAAGGGACTCTGGCACCCACCTCCTCGCTGGCCCTGGCACCAAGCTGGCTGTCCCTAACAACTCTGTCCTGGCTGCCCCCAAGAGCTCTGGGACAGTGAAACCCTCCCCACTGGGCAGTGCCACACTGCAGTGGGGCAGCACCATAGCCCCACTGCTGGCTAAGAAACCAGCGCTCTCAGCCAGAAAG GACAAACCCTCTCAGAAGGTGAGCCTGAGTGACCACCAAGCACAGTCCCAGCCCTCAGCCACCACCCATCCTGACTCCACTGCTGGGCCTCTGGGCACGTCCAG CAGGGAGACGGGATCTGGCCAGCTGGAGCCAGAGGGTTCCTTCAGAAAGAAGCGTCGGAAGAGGAAGCATCGCAGCACAGACAGGAGCCCttgtgctgtggctgggaaggacagggatgAAGTCGCCAGTCCTCCCAAGAAAGAGAGAATTGTTTCTCCAGAGGGCTTCAAGGACAAAGACTCCAGGCCCCACAAGAAGGAGAGCATTGGCTCTCAGAAGGACTTCATTGATAAAGACTCCAGGCCCCCCAGGAAGAAAATTGTCTCTCCAGGGGACTTCATGTCTGTCATGGGGAAGGAGGTGGCAGACAAGGGTCCCAGCCATGGTCCAGACTGTCAGGACATGAAGAGTGGGCCCAAGCAACATGTGCCAGAGCCCAGTATTGATCCGGACATGGAGCCAACTTTCCCCctcaggaggaagaagaagaaaaagaagaatagGAACAAAGACAGGCCTTTGGAGAAGACAGAAgagtgcagctctgggatgctgtcctcagacag ctccaggacagCTGAGCCAGAGCCCTGTGAGACACAGCAGAGCGTGGAGGCTGGAGAGCACAAGCACCGCAAACGCAAGTGGAcggagagcagcagcctggctgtcagcactgtccctgccaccatccccagcaccccag tggcagcacaTCCCAATGACAACAAGACTGGGAATGAGAGGCActccctggctgccctgagccctgtggCCAGCAGttgggctggcacagcccctgagGACCGGGGGTCCAGCGTGGTGGACAAGCTGCTCCAGAATTCCTTGGACAGGGCTTATGGCAAACAAG tcctGACCTGGCAAGGTGAGATTTCGGCTGTGAGCCAGGATGCCATTCGGGACACAGCACTGGCCCAAAGCAAGACTGTCATTGATGAGTGGGACCAGGAGTTTGACAAAGGAAag gtaaagaaaatgaagaagatgAAGCAGGAGCGGAGGAGAGACTCAAATCCGTTCCAGAAATTGCAGAACAAGCGGAACTTCTGGCTAATGTCACATCCTGCCAAGATGGCCAGCCTTGGCCACCGGCTCTCAG GTTGA